From the genome of Spinacia oleracea cultivar Varoflay chromosome 2, BTI_SOV_V1, whole genome shotgun sequence, one region includes:
- the LOC130467596 gene encoding uncharacterized protein, translated as MDFSQKDGKKSKKSQEKATTPQPATTSKFQPSLLNPVHPSQAQSVISPITKNTSIPAQMEFTVEDDDELEIESPAREQPKTPLEQTLQERLSPLSEVFTGEQLKTLSAVMAALSELPASQQPGSVGSLRKTRSTVPQLPVRDLLTALNQENTPEKRKRSDPAETEWPETEQVPIAEYERRAPVLQIARRQTIQPKDSPLCREILEERMERIKIPTGRYDGTTDPEDHCTTFEQHMMLYTDSDAMWCKVFPSTLLGVAASWYKGIEAHSIYSFRQLQASFLSRFVSKQKRKKSPGELMSFAQRDREPLRDYLTRFNNESITIPNLQQEVAVLALMRGMQECEFKKYLSRKSYTNLGDVLHKANEYIRGDEMMKISNVVVATGGNVGYNPGYNPQTGKGGNNFHQSNNQQGAGQRNQNNRNANPQGQKSRQDRRESRGLFDNYTPLNTPRTAIYNINNKMDGWRRPPPMQSRERNVKKFCDFHNEHGHLTEDCRDLKDNIEDMVRKGYFSQYRARQGNGNNNSVGGNPTNSYRPQQQNQQQYPRIEQPYQPPRIEQKQPETSARAEQRDGGKKPPVYVISGGPVHGGTISGASRSLEEHRHMVNFHNTRVWPNPPSIPVMTFLESDCRGIIFPHDDPLVLTIDIANADVNRVLVDGGSSANIIFWEAFKQLHIPEDELQRVNYPVIGFSGSTVYPEGSIRLPVKIGEGSEMRDLMVDFLIIKVPAAYNVIIGRPFIHDVQAVVSTYHLTMIYMSNLERPAKIRGSQLAARSCYLTALRTPGRMVPEVNLTTEPARQEIHLTTKPARQEQLSKRKSCTKRGRTDLNMEHFDERPVSAPRPMPDGLTENIELEAGNMDRTVVIGTEMGSDMKVNLISLLREHADIFAFSADEMPGIDPEIMVHRLNADRNVRLVRQKKRNFSTEKMTAIQEEVDKLLAAGFIEPCDYPEWLANVVMVKKSSGSWRMCVDFTNLNRACPKDFYPLPRIDRLVDSTSGHAMLSFLDAFSGYHQVSLHKSDRKKAAFITDAGVFCYKAMPFGLKNAGATYQRLVDKVFADQKGRNVEVYVDDSIVKSRKEEDHVSDLRETFETLRKYRMKLNPKKCVFGVRSGKFLGFLVSERGIDANPEKVEAIISLPQPKSVKDIQRLTGKMAALNRFVSKSADKQMPFFTTLRQNKKFKWGPAEQEAFEALKSHLKNLPTIARVKEGGKLQLYISASPKTVAAVLVAETENKGQQPVYFVSHVLNGPETRYTLVEKMAYAVLIAARKLRPYFDAHTIEVLTNFPLEKAISKLDTSGRLLKWAIELSEFDLEFRPRTAIKAQALADFIVEASYQEDEIQAEVWDVSVDGSAAQTGSGAGIIMKSPAGDIFEYAIKFTFNASNNEAEYEATIAGIQMCLAADAKRVILTTDSQLVASQFSGEYEAKEPSMVKYLEKLRSVSAQLEKFSINLVPRAENTLADALSKLASSNVADLKRTVMMEVMNKRSTESEIIRVMAITTTSEWYDNIQTYIQTGALPADFAEAKKTRRDSVWYIILWGRLYKKSFSLPFLRCLTAFESARLIEEMHEGTCGNHAGGKPLAIICQRQGYYWPTMLEDCRAYVKKCEKCQKFSAVINLPANDLMPILNPIPFAQWGMDIVGPFPMAAGGRKFLIVAVDYFTKWIEAEPVAKITANQVKKFIWKNIITRFGLPQAIVFDHGAQFDCAPIQCFLGLYRVKLAHSSVCHPQSNGQAEAANKQILAALKKKLEDCKGKWADLMPEILWCNRIAIKEATGESPFKLSFGSEAVIPAEMALPTMRIQHYDEERNDQLLRHQLDFMPEIRMKAEVSSAAYKSRMSRAYNKKVKHRPLGVGDLVLRRTAATGKGNAQGKLTANWEGPYQIWEEIVPGSYRLMQMDGTTLKNSWNASTLRKYYV; from the coding sequence ATGGATTTCTCACAGAAAGACggtaaaaaatcaaagaaaagtcaAGAAAAAGCAACAACCCCACAACCGGCGACAACCTCCAAGTTCCAACCCTCACTTCTAAACCCCGTCCATCCGTCACAAGCACAATCAGTTATCAGCCCAATAACAAAAAACACCTCCATACCGGCACAAATGGAATTTACAGTGGAGGACGATGATGAGTTAGAAATAGAAAGCCCTGCCAGAGAGCAACCGAAAACTCCGCTGGAACAGACGCTGCAGGAGCGCCTGTCTCCCCTGTCGGAAGTATTCACGGGAGAGCAATTGAAAACACTGTCAGCGGTGATGGCCGCTTTGTCAGAGCTACCAGCCTCGCAGCAGCCAGGGTCAGTCGGCAGTCTAAGAAAGACCAGGTCGACGGTTCCCCAGTTACCTGTTAGGGATCTCCTAACCGCCCTGAATCAAGAAAACACCCCAGAAAAAAGAAAGCGCTCGGATCCGGCGGAAACAGAATGGCCTGAAACAGAGCAAGTCCCCATCGCGGAATACGAACGAAGAGCGCCGGTTCTACAGATAGCTAGACGGCAGACAATCCAGCCAAAGGATTCTCCCCTGTGCCGAGAAATCCTAGAAGAAAGGATGGAAAGGATAAAAATCCCGACAGGGAGATACGATGGGACGACAGATCCGGAGGATCACTGCACCACATTCGAACAGCACATGATGCTGTACACTGATTCTGATGCCATGTGGTGCAAAGTGTTCCCATCCACACTCCTAGGAGTTGCAGCGAGCTGGTATAAGGGCATAGAGGCACACTCCATATACAGCTTCCGACAGCTGCAGGCGTCGTTTTTGTCACGATTTGTGAGCaaacagaagagaaagaaatcACCGGGAGAGTTGATGTCGTTCGCTCAAAGAGATAGAGAGCCGTTAAGGGATTATCTCACCCGCTTTAACAACGAGTCAATCACTATCCCCAATTTGCAGCAGGAGGTTGCCGTTCTGGCTCTTATGAGGGGAATGCAAGAGTGCGAATTCAAGAAATATCTCAGCCGAAAGTCATACACCAATCTGGGTGACGTCCTGCACAAAGCCAACGAGTACATCAGGGGGGATGAAATGATGAAGATCTCCAATGTGGTAGTGGCAACCGGCGGAAATGTCGGGTACAATCCAGGCTATAACCCACAGACGGGAAAAGGAGGAAACAATTTTCATCAGAGCAATAATCAGCAAGGGGCAGGGcagagaaaccagaataacagaAATGCCAATCCACAAGGGCAGAAAAGCCGGCAAGACAGAAGGGAGTCCAGAGGACTCTTTGATAACTACACTCCGCTGAACACACCGCGGACGgcaatttataacataaacaaCAAGATGGATGGCTGGAGAAGGCCGCCACCAATGCAGAGTAGGGAAAGGAATGTCAAGAAATTCTGTGACTTCCATAATGAGCACGGCCACCTAACAGAGGACTGCAGAGACctcaaagacaacattgaggatatGGTCAGAAAGGGGTATTTCTCACAGTATAGGGCAAGGCAGGGCAATGGTAACAACAACTCGGTGGGAGGAAACCCTACCAATTCATACCGGCCACAAcagcaaaatcaacaacaataccCTAGAATCGAGCAACCATATCAGCCGCCTAGAATCGAGCAAAAACAGCCGGAAACCAGTGCCAGAGCAGAACAGAGGGATGGCGGGAAAAAACCACCCGTGTATGTAATTTCTGGCGGCCCAGTCCACGGAGGGACAATAAGCGGCGCCAGTAGAAGCTTGGAGGAACACAGGCACATGGTAAACTTTCATAACACAAGAGTGTGGCCTAACCCACCCAGCATACCAGTGATGACATTCTTGGAATCGGATTGCAGAGGCATCATTTTCCCGCATGATGACCCACTAGTTCTTACAATTGATATAGCAAATGCCGATGTGAACAGAGTACTGGTAGACGGCGGCAGCTCAGCAAACATCATCTTCTGGGAAGCTTTCAAACAATTGCACATACCAGAGGACGAACTTCAAAGGGTAAACTACCCAGTAATCGGTTTCTCAGGATCTACAGTGTACCCAGAGGGTAGTATAAGGCTGCCGGTGAAAATCGGAGAAGGATCCGAAATGCGAGATCTCATGGTGGATTTCCTAATCATTAAAGTGCCAGCGGCCTACAATGTGATCATCGGTCGCCCATTCATACATGACGTGCAGGCGGTAGTCTCCACCTATCACTTGACAATGATATATATGTCGAACCTGGAAAGGCCGGCAAAGATAAGGGGAAGTCAGTTGGCGGCAAGGTCCTGTTACTTGACTGCTTTGAGAACACCGGGAAGAATGGTCCCAGAAGTGAACTTGACTACTGAGCCGGCAAGGCAAGAGATACACTTGACTACTAAGCCGGCAAGACAAGAACAACTGTCAAAAAGAAAGAGCTGCACAAAAAGGGGTCGAACCGACCTAAACATGGAACACTTTGATGAAAGGCCGGTATCAGCACCAAGACCAATGCCAGATGGTCTGACAGAAAATATCGAGCTGGAGGCTGGAAACATGGATAGAACAGTCGTGATCGGTACGGAAATGGGGAGTGACATGAAGGTCAACCTCATAAGCTTGCTGAGAGAGCACGCTGACATCTTCGCATTCTCGGCGGATGAGATGCCTGGTATCGATCCAGAGATAATGGTTCACCGATTAAACGCCGACAGAAATGTTAGGCTTGTACGGCAGAAAAAACGTAATTTCTCCACGGAGAAAATGACAGCAATACAAGAAGAGGTGGATAAACTTCTGGCGGCAGGTTTCATTGAGCCATGTGACTACCCCGAATGGTTGGCAAACGTGGTAATGGTAAAAAAGTCAAGTGGGTCAtggagaatgtgcgtagatttcaccaACCTTAACAGAGCATGTCCGAAAGATTTCTACCCCCTGCCACGGATTGATAGGCTGGTAGACTCCACTAGCGGTCACGCAATGCTCAGTTTCCTAGATGCTTTCTCAGGGTATCATCAGGTCAGCCTGCATAAATCAGATAGGAAGAAGGCGGCCTTTATCACAGATGCAGGAGTTTTCTGTTATAAGGCGATGCCGTTCGGGTTGAAAAATGCAGGGGCAACATATCAAAGGCTGGTTGACAAGGTGTTCGCCGACCAAAAAGGCAGAAACGTGGAGGTCTATGTAGATGACTCTATCGTAAAAAGCCGGAAGGAGGAGGATCATGTTAGCGACCTCCGAGAAACTTTTGAAACTTTGAGAAAATACAGGatgaaattaaacccaaaaaaatgcgtcttcggagtAAGGTCGGGAAAATTCCTGGGTTTCTTGGTCAGCGAGCGTGGCATAGACGCCAACCCTGAAAAAGTAGAAGCAATCATCAGTCTGCCGCAACCCAAGAGCGTAAAAGACATACAGCGGCTGACAGGAAAAATGGCCGCCTTAAACAGATTTGTGAGCAAGTCGGCAGATAAGCAAATGCCCTTCTTCACAACCCTGAGGCAAAACAAGAAGTTCAAATGGGGGCCGGCAGAGCAAGAGGCCTTTGAAGCTCTAAAAAGTCACTTAAAAAACCTGCCAACAATAGCAAGGGTAAAAGAGGGCGGCAAATTACAACTGTACATATCGGCGTCGCCAAAAACAGTTGCAGCAGTACTGGTAGCCGAAACAGAAAACAAAGGGCAGCAGCCGGTATATTTTGTGAGCCATGTGCTAAACGGCCCAGAAACAAGGTACACGTTGGTGGAAAAAATGGCATATGCAGTCCTCATCGCGGCTAGAAAGTTAAGACCATACTTTGATGCGCATACAATCGAAGTGCTAACAAACTTTCCTCTCGAAAAAGCCATCAGCAAGCTAGATACATCAGGCCGGTTGCTAAAATGGGCAATAGAGTTGTCCGAGTTTGACTTGGAATTCCGGCCAAGAACTGCAATCAAAGCCCAGGCATTGGCGGACTTCATAGTTGAAGCGTCATACCAAGAGGATGAAATACAAGCTGAAGTATGGGATGTGTCAGTGGATGGTTCAGCTGCACAGACAGGCAGTGGGGCTGGAATAATCATGAAATCGCCAGCAGGAGACATTTTTGAGTATGCTATAAAGTTTACGTTCAACGCGTCAAATAACGAGGCAGAATACGAGGCAACAATTGCCGGCATCCAAATGTGCCTCGCAGCAGATGCCAAAAGAGTAATACTGACAACAGACTCCCAGCTGGTAGCAAGTCAATTCAGCGGAGAATATGAGGCCAAAGAACCTTCGATGGTCAAATACCTGGAGAAGTTGAGGTCGGTGTCGGCTCAGCTAGAGAAATTCAGCATTAATCTGGTACCCCGAGCAGAGAACACACTGGCAGACGCCCTATCAAAGttagcaagttcaaatgtcGCCGACTTGAAAAGAACAGTCATGATGGAAGTCATGAATAAGCGAAGTACGGAGTCGGAGATAATACGGGTCATGGCCATCACAACTACCTCAGAATGGTACGATAATATCCAAACATACATACAGACTGGAGCGCTACCAGCAGATTTTGCAGAGGCCAAAAAGACAAGAAGGGACTCGGTTTGGTACATCATCCTGTGGGGACGGTTGTACAAAAAGTCATTTAGCCTGCCATTCTTAAGGTGCCTAACAGCATTCGAGTCAGCAAGGCTAATCGAAGAGATGCACGAAGGAACATGTGGGAACCATGCCGGTGGAAAACCCCTTGCCATCATCTGTCAAAGGCAAGGCTATTACTGGCCAACAATGTTAGAAGATTGTCGAGCTTATGTAAAAAAGTGCGAGAAATGTCAAAAGTTTTCAGCTGTGATAAACTTGCCGGCCAATGATTTGATGCCCATTCTGAACCCAATCCCATTCGCACaatggggaatggatattgTTGGACCATTCCCAATGGCGGCTGGAGGGCGCAAGTTCTTAATAGTAGCAGTggactacttcaccaagtggatagaagcagagcCGGTAGCAAAAATAACGGCAAACCAGGTGAAAAAATTCatatggaaaaatataataacaagatTCGGGCTGCCGCAGGCAATAGTTTTTGACCATGGAGCACAGTTTGATTGTGCACCCATACAATGCTTCCTGGGGTTATACAGAGTAAAGTTAGCTCACTCGTCAGTATGTCACCCACAGAGCAATGGGCAAGCAGAGGCGGCGAATAAGCAAATCCTGGCTGCACTGAAAAAGAAGCTAGAAGACTGTAAAGGCAAATGGGCAGATCTTATGCCAGAGATTCTGTGGTGCAACAGAATTGCTATCAAGGAGGCTACCGGCGAGAGTCCGTTCAAATTAAGCTTCGGATCTGAGGCTGTTATACCGGCAGAAATGGCTCTGCCAACCATGCGAATCCAGCATTACGATGAGGAGAGAAACGATCAGCTGCTGCGACATCAGTTGGATTTCATGCCAGAAATCCGCATGAAAGCAGAAGTAAGTTCGGCAGCATACAAAAGCAGAATGAGCAGagcatacaacaagaaagtgaaACATCGGCCTCTAGGAGTAGGAGACCTGGTACTGCGGAGAACGGCGGCAACAGGAAAAGGAAATGCTCAAGGAAAGCTGACAGccaattgggaaggaccataccagaTATGGGAGGAAATAGTTCCTGGATCATACCGGTTAATGCAAATGGATGGTACCACGCTCAAAAACTCCTGGAACGCCAGTACTCTGAGAAAGTACtatgtttga